From the genome of Vitis riparia cultivar Riparia Gloire de Montpellier isolate 1030 chromosome 11, EGFV_Vit.rip_1.0, whole genome shotgun sequence:
CTAGTCCCTCTGATTGTCGTAAGAACTCGGCTTTCATCTTTCCTCATTAACTTTGACAGTCCAAAATCTGATACAAGTGCTCTATAATTCTCATCAAGAAGTATGTTTTCTGGCTTGACATCAAGGTGTAAGACCCGGGACCTGCAATCATGATGAAGATAAGAAAGGGCCTTCGCAACATCGAGGGCAACTCTATATCTGAAGTGCCATGACAAGCAGCCCCTGGGCCGGCCTTGACTTTCCCTCTGAGGGAAAATCCAGCAATCCAATGATCCATTTTGGATGAATTCATAAACAAGAAAACGAGGCCCTCCAGGAACACAATAATATCCGAGAAGGCGGACAAGATTTACATGTTGCACGCTGGCAATTGCTGCAACTTCAGATTTGAATTCCTTCTCCCCATGCTCCTCTCCTTCAATTCTTTTCACAGCAACAGAAGTGCCATCATTCAGGATTCCTCTGAAAACAGAAGCAGATGCTCCGCGGCCTATCAATGCCTGGAAGTTGTCTGTTGCTTCCTCAAGCTCCTTGTATCTAAACTTTGTTGGAACCCCTGCAACTTTTCTAAGGAAACTATACTCGATTCGAAGCTCTCGGCCCTCTGAAACGAGTCGTGTCTCTAACAATTTCCTTCGACGATTAAAACGCCATCTGATTATAATATATGTGAAGATAGCAAGTATGGCAGCAATGTCAGCACCAAGAATGAGGAAGAAAGTATTGGAAAGTTTCAGAGAGACGCGAGCAACTATGATCAAGATGATGAGGGCAACGACCGATGAGACGGCAATTATGTTTGCTTTCTTGTCTTCCATCAAAGCTTCATTGTTGTCTCCAAGGggaaaaaaggaggaaaaatattttccctTCTTGTGGTTTCCATGTTCCTTTTGACGGAGAAACCAATGTCTATTGTATTCTTTCCTAGAAACAAAGGGTGTGACATGATCCAAATATATAATTTCTCTGGTCTCCACCCTTTCACAAATGAAAATCTGCCAAATGTTAGATTATGGGGCCATATTCTATCCATATACGATATAAGAGATACCCCCAAGAAGTTCGCCTAGTTTGCCCAATACAATTTCCTTTTGTCAAAGTTTGATTTGGTCAACGGTATGGCTCAAATTTTGCTGAGAAACAAGTCTTCTCCAAAACCCCTACAGAATGATATGACTTAGGTGTCTCCCAAAGATCAATTCTATGCACTAATTCTCTGAAACACCACTACTGATATGCAGAAATTATTAGAAATGGAGTGATTTCTCACACACAAAATTCTTATATATGACTTCGAAGGATTCAGAAATTTCCTAGTTCTCCGTGgcaattcttattattttttttattcataagaCCAGGGACTTGGAGCAGCTACTTGAAAGTAATTGTGATTAGACCTAGTCATCTACCGAGTAAAAGGACAGACCACCCACCGCGATTTGTGGTGGTTTGAATCATTCAATCGGTCACAGGTTATCTGAACTTTAAAAAGGCTCAGTGAGATGATTTGTTGTCACTTTCACAAGACTCTGGACAAGGctcttttcatttgtttatgaaGTCTGTGTTATAATGGAATCCTTGTGAACTCCAAGATTGAAATATTCATTTGCTGAGACTAAGACCAGGTCCAGAAATAGGGGCCAGCGTGTTTCAATGCAACGGTGTCGGCCAAAGCTAAATGATGGAAGGGTCACACGGGTAAAGCTAAATCATTGCCAATCGTCCTCTGACCTAAATTTGTGGCAGAGTAGTTGCTTTCACCCCAAAGAATAAAGCATTTTGAAACCATCAAACCTTAGTgtaagttcatttttttatcttcaataCCAATATTAAACAATGGGTACTACCACATCTACATTTGGTCACCATAATTTAATTTGCATCACGCCAAATGGGGACTTGGTAAACAAGACTGACTTTTTATCAAGAGTAACAACGTTGTATACAAAGCTCCTTGTATAATAGTGGCAATGTATGAACAGAGATAGTAGTCTATTATGCATCTCTCCTTGGAATTGCAGTAGGGAGCTAAATTCAAGGCATGTTTGGCATATGGGAATGGAGGATGGAGAGAAatattttgctttcatttctattttttgttaaataataatgaatttggtaatttcAATTATAGTTTTTGGATGTACCTAGAAATATAatattggaatgattatttattttcatttaggattatttaacaataaaaataagaataaaaaaagatataaattaacaataatatCCTACAcataattaaaacaatttttttttgttttaaaaaatatttttttgataaataatgaaaacttgtttggacgagtgatttaaaaacaatattttgtttttttttaaaaaaaaaaactataacacattttggttattaatctttagaaataatttttaaaagacaaatttaagagaacaagtaaaaattgtttttattaatttttaaaagtaaaagaaaatcattaaaaaataagaagaaaaaaaacccacaatAACAAATAAAGTAGACAACAATATCTTTctactttcattttctcttcaccACCCAATattgatacaaaaaaaatcttcaaatataatattctttaatttatatatgtttttctattttttaaattttttctaaatttttttattaaacaaatagatttcaaatcaaatagtaattacaaaaaaaaatatttaaaaataatttgaaactcaaaaatcaattcaattagTATTCAAAAGTCATGAAAATCAAAACCGATTAAATTAACACTAGAAAGTCataaattgaaattcattttgaatgacttagctagtttttctttatacataatcataattttatgaattttttcctTAGGTGAATAAGTTTCGAGTTAAGCAAAACTTTATGAGGTGGATTCATTAACAAATCtagtaattcttaaaaataatttaaaattcaaataatggCCCAATAACCACtataaatttatggacaaaaattagtatcgaataattttattatttttcttttacatagaACCATAtttcaatagaaaataaatttcaattcaagTGAGAcgtgtattaaatttattaataagtttaataatttttaaaaataatctgaaactcaaaatatatatatttaatccatacaaaaaataatatatcaaaactTATACGACCGATTATGACTTTATTGCTTCTCCTATATACacaactatattttttgaattttcccactagaaaaaataggttttgaattatataagacataatcaatactttaaattttttaatgaatattttaatttttaagaataatttgaaattttgaaaaagtaattaattaattacaaaataaataaatttttgaatattatgtTTGTAACTAAATTCTAGATGTgtacatataataataaaaaaaaattatctcatttataatttaaaaaattaaacattattttttaaatttattgaaaataaaatagtgttggtaattattaattttaaattattattgtttatttattttttaaaataaatcaactatgcttttttagttttttttatgatgCTAGTAtccatatttataaatatatatatatatatatatatatatatatatatatatatatagtattattataatattattattcatattttattaaaaaatatttatttttaaatttatttgtaattataattttttttattttttaaaagacttgaattaaatttagtttataatatatataaattgaatttacatttttttaaatcaaaataaaaaattattttcaactcACCTTctctgatgatgatgatgtagtgccaacgaaagctttgatgctaacaatgttagttcaagaacacaaagataaaacaatcacacatatggtacacgaggttttaacgtggttcgaccaaccatgcctacgtccacggatgagagataatgatttcactatacaatagagaatattatagaagacagaaccagatacaactattgggttcccgaaacatcccatgtttccccactccttgtatccataccttgctacgagccatctcgctccaccgggtacctcccgttcttcctcacatctctatccaccctGTATAGTATCTACAGtctcatctccatctcataactttttcccctcatgacctagaatatttatagagatatttccaacaaccttccttattctataaggaagtctaatattacaataatatatcaacctagaaatattctatataatattctttacaaaaaggaatctatactaattaggaatttgggacacttcctaacaatctccaccttggaccaaattccatgaagttaatcttcaatctctccatgacacaaacctttttgtatcatatcaccacgagagagcaatcgactccaccttcagtgaaaattccttttgttttcatcttgtgtgctttgtgatcttttgctcttccagaaatcttcaacccaagctctgatatcagttgtagtgccaacgaaagctttgatgctaacaatgttagttcaagaacacaaagataaaacaatcacacatatggtacacgaggttttaacgtggttcggccaaccatgcctacgtccacggatgagagataatgatttcactatacaatagagaatattatagaggacagaactagatacaactattgggttcccgaaacatcccatgtttccccactccttgtatccataccttgctacgagccatctcgctccaccgggtacctcccgttcttcctcacatctctatccaccctGTATAGTATCTACAGtctcatctccatctcataactttttcccctcatgacctagaatatttatagagatatttccaacaaccttccttattctataaggaagtctaatattacaataatatatcaacctagaaatattctatataatattctttacaaaaaggaatctatactaattaggaatttgggacacttcctaacagaTGAGCTTTGCCAAATTAACACC
Proteins encoded in this window:
- the LOC117924892 gene encoding probable receptor-like protein kinase At5g20050, giving the protein MEDKKANIIAVSSVVALIILIIVARVSLKLSNTFFLILGADIAAILAIFTYIIIRWRFNRRRKLLETRLVSEGRELRIEYSFLRKVAGVPTKFRYKELEEATDNFQALIGRGASASVFRGILNDGTSVAVKRIEGEEHGEKEFKSEVAAIASVQHVNLVRLLGYYCVPGGPRFLVYEFIQNGSLDCWIFPQRESQGRPRGCLSWHFRYRVALDVAKALSYLHHDCRSRVLHLDVKPENILLDENYRALVSDFGLSKLMRKDESRVLTTIRGTRGYLAPEWLLEHGVSEKSDIYSYGMVLFEMIGGQRNVCLIENGSDRSQRKWQYFPKVVTEKMREGKLMEVVDHRLVEGGGIDEREVRRLVYVALWCIQEKARLRPTMARVVEMLEGHVTVDEPPETQMIIVDLLCTDEEPANACNRPRMAALVTPQVDNATLPSTSTYSYALSVLSGR